A genome region from Scyliorhinus torazame isolate Kashiwa2021f chromosome 13, sScyTor2.1, whole genome shotgun sequence includes the following:
- the LOC140388508 gene encoding ankyrin repeat and SOCS box protein 5-like — MGFYISSMSGTELKSTKFQIGAQQERQYHTAPNYNYKWTDLHCEASRGNFVKLQALLRTAGEDQVNQKDYYGKSPLYWAAYKGQRACIELLLEYGADANSQCKHGATPLHAVIGLFPNCALLLIKNGADVDLPDNWGVTPMYLAACSGQLDCLRLLVHSGAKITYRNKSTGETPKQLASKTTFLSWIDGYQKNPLSLKQTCRLKIRKLVSYRRLHVIRTIDIPQSLKNYLMFDDLNLYSSVSEVGSV, encoded by the exons ATGGGATTTTATATTAGCTCCATGTCTGGGACTGAACTGAAAAGTACTAAGTTCCAGATAGGGGCACAGCAGGAGAGACAATACCATACAGCACCCAACTACAACTATAAATGGACTGATCTACACTGTGAGGCAAGCCGAGGGAACTTTGTGAAACTGCAGGCATTGCTTCGCACTGCAG GTGAGGATCAGGTTAATCAGAAGGATTACTATGGCAAGAGCCCCCTCTACTGGGCTGCATACAAAGGGCAGCGAGCTTGCATCGAGTTGCTGCTGGAATATGGTGCCGACGCTAACAGCCAGTGTAAACATGGGGCAACTCCGCTCCATGCTGTAATTGGTCTATTTCCCAATTGTGCCCTGCTGCTGATAAAG AATGGAGCTGATGTCGACCTGCCTGACAACTGGGGCGTGACTCCCATGTACCTGGCTGCCTGCAGCGGACAACTGGACTGTTTGCGACTGCTGGTTCATTCCGGAGCAAAAATCACTTACAGAAACAAG AGCACCGGAGAGACCCCTAAGCAGTTGGCTTCCAAGACCACCTTCCTGTCCTGGATAGATGGGTATCAGAAAAACCCACTATCGTTGAAGCAAACCTGCCGGCTGAAAATCCGCAAGTTGGTCAGCTATCGGAGGCTGCACGTCATCAGGACAATTGACATCCCACAGTCACTGAAAAATTATCTTATGTTTGATGACCTGAATTTGTACAGTTCTGTATCAGAAGTTGGTTCAGTGTAA